A window from Pyrococcus yayanosii CH1 encodes these proteins:
- a CDS encoding 50S ribosomal protein L39e yields the protein MARNKPLAKKLRLAKAMKQNRRVPVWVIVKTNRRVITHPKRRHWRRTKLKE from the coding sequence ATGGCGAGGAACAAGCCCCTTGCGAAGAAGCTCCGGCTTGCAAAAGCCATGAAGCAGAACAGGCGCGTTCCGGTGTGGGTCATCGTTAAGACGAACAGGCGCGTTATAACACACCCTAAGAGGAGGCACTGGAGGAGGACCAAGCTCAAGGAGTGA